The proteins below come from a single Chloroflexota bacterium genomic window:
- a CDS encoding universal stress protein, which produces MRTTILVPLDGSEFAERAVPYAAQLAVTMQAHLILFHVMHDVPAPVRAWNELDIAARIEHLAGQLRMNGVQTTAQTVVGEHPAARILRAADEQKVDILVMSTHGASGLGRWLYGSVADAVLNQARVPVLLVPSTSHHPWPKDRPLKVMVPLDGSDLSEAALGPARKMAQAIGGQLLLTRVVEPTPDIVDGLDPLSLSFRRPGEADLEMARAYLDDLAAAQQPTEQPVDTLVDEGRPGTVLAALARQEGVDLIVMATHGRTGLARLTMGSVATATVQRAHVPVLLVRPEALSRRAEEVMTDSEERVDEAVLNAWPPVGDAHACVTRLQV; this is translated from the coding sequence CGGCACAGTTGGCCGTGACCATGCAGGCCCACCTGATCCTCTTTCACGTCATGCACGACGTGCCCGCACCGGTCCGCGCCTGGAACGAACTGGATATCGCCGCCAGGATCGAGCACCTGGCCGGCCAGCTACGGATGAACGGCGTCCAGACGACCGCCCAGACCGTCGTTGGCGAGCACCCGGCCGCGCGCATCTTGCGGGCCGCCGACGAGCAGAAGGTTGACATCCTGGTCATGTCCACCCACGGGGCGAGCGGCCTCGGGCGCTGGCTCTACGGCAGCGTCGCCGACGCCGTCCTGAATCAGGCCCGCGTGCCAGTCCTGCTGGTCCCGTCCACCAGCCACCATCCCTGGCCGAAGGACCGGCCGCTGAAGGTGATGGTGCCGCTCGACGGGTCGGACCTCTCCGAGGCGGCCCTTGGCCCCGCTCGGAAGATGGCCCAGGCCATCGGCGGCCAGCTTCTGTTGACCCGGGTGGTCGAGCCGACCCCGGACATCGTCGATGGACTCGATCCGCTGAGCCTGTCGTTCCGACGCCCCGGCGAGGCTGACCTTGAGATGGCCCGGGCCTACCTCGACGACCTCGCAGCCGCCCAGCAGCCGACCGAACAGCCGGTCGATACCCTGGTGGATGAAGGGCGCCCGGGGACGGTGCTCGCGGCCCTCGCGCGGCAGGAAGGCGTTGACCTGATCGTCATGGCGACGCACGGCCGAACCGGGCTGGCGCGGCTGACGATGGGGAGCGTCGCCACTGCGACAGTGCAGCGGGCCCACGTGCCAGTGCTGCTGGTCCGGCCGGAAGCGTTGAGCCGGCGGGCAGAGGAGGTGATGACCGATTCGGAAGAGCGTGTCGACGAAGCCGTGCTCAACGCCTGGCCGCCCGTCGGAGACGCGCATGCATGCGTCACGCGCTTGCAGGTGTGA
- a CDS encoding Hsp20/alpha crystallin family protein, translating into MTEMTTMPPKAENGKLRRRDPFEMFETFQDEMARLWGQSWPFSFGPLARRTSPMAAPTTTWTPRVDVFEKNGDLVVKAELPGASKDDIEITLDQSELIVRGHRKAETEVKEEHYYRMEQSYGSFYRRLALPFETTAEQITATFTDGVLEIHIPKPTTETLPLTRTIPIT; encoded by the coding sequence ATGACGGAGATGACGACGATGCCGCCGAAGGCCGAGAACGGCAAGCTGCGCCGCCGCGATCCCTTCGAGATGTTCGAGACGTTCCAGGACGAGATGGCCCGCCTGTGGGGCCAGTCGTGGCCGTTCAGCTTCGGTCCGCTCGCACGTCGCACAAGCCCGATGGCCGCGCCGACGACGACCTGGACGCCGCGCGTTGACGTGTTCGAGAAGAACGGCGACCTGGTGGTCAAGGCCGAGCTGCCGGGCGCGAGCAAGGACGACATCGAGATCACGCTCGACCAGAGCGAGCTGATCGTTCGGGGCCACCGGAAGGCCGAGACGGAGGTCAAGGAGGAGCACTACTACCGCATGGAGCAGAGCTACGGCAGCTTCTACCGGCGGCTGGCGCTGCCGTTCGAGACGACCGCCGAGCAGATCACCGCGACGTTCACGGACGGCGTCCTCGAGATCCACATTCCGAAGCCCACCACGGAGACGCTGCCGCTGACCCGGACCATCCCGATTACGTGA
- a CDS encoding universal stress protein: protein MSLTILVPLDGSPLAERALPYAAHLAARGAGRVVLAHVRSPSVAAAAEPFDPVSLLGPLHATGVDASARTLDALPGEVAETLRAATSDAGASLVVMSTHGRGGLRRSLFGSVADEVIRRTTAPVLLIPPDSKAAWDEQTPSLILVPLDGSRRAEEALGPAIELARTFDAELLLVRVLSPMLHTRYRDGKMTFSCADFVEVEDAWNYLSIHADAVRATGSRASIWVLVGTPATAIAEATRSEHVDVIVMTTHGRHGVGRMLLGSTADGIMHRTGVPVLLVKEGAPHRPTWTAHTVHGERPEVRTPAHAGSP from the coding sequence ATGTCGCTCACGATCCTGGTCCCACTCGATGGGTCGCCGCTGGCCGAGCGCGCCCTCCCGTACGCCGCGCATCTCGCTGCGCGCGGTGCAGGGCGCGTCGTCCTCGCACACGTACGGTCGCCGTCGGTGGCGGCCGCCGCCGAGCCATTCGACCCCGTATCCTTACTCGGTCCTCTGCACGCCACCGGCGTCGACGCCTCGGCGCGCACCCTGGACGCCTTGCCCGGCGAGGTCGCCGAGACGCTGCGCGCCGCCACCAGCGACGCCGGCGCAAGCCTCGTCGTCATGTCCACCCACGGCCGGGGCGGCCTGCGCCGGAGCCTGTTCGGAAGCGTTGCCGACGAGGTGATCCGCCGGACGACGGCCCCCGTGCTGCTGATCCCGCCGGACTCCAAAGCCGCCTGGGACGAGCAGACGCCATCCCTGATCCTGGTGCCGCTGGACGGCTCGCGCCGCGCCGAGGAAGCGCTGGGGCCAGCCATCGAGCTGGCGCGCACCTTCGATGCCGAGCTGCTGCTCGTCCGCGTGCTCTCGCCGATGCTCCACACGCGCTACCGCGACGGCAAGATGACGTTCTCCTGTGCTGACTTTGTCGAAGTCGAAGACGCCTGGAACTACCTCTCGATCCACGCCGACGCCGTCCGTGCGACCGGCAGCCGCGCCTCGATCTGGGTGCTTGTCGGCACGCCGGCCACCGCCATCGCCGAAGCGACGCGCTCCGAGCATGTCGACGTCATCGTGATGACGACCCACGGCCGGCACGGCGTCGGGCGGATGCTGCTGGGCAGCACCGCCGACGGCATCATGCACCGGACGGGCGTCCCCGTCTTGCTGGTCAAGGAGGGCGCTCCGCACCGGCCGACCTGGACGGCCCACACCGTGCACGGGGAGCGGCCGGAGGTCCGGACGCCCGCGCACGCAGGGTCGCCCTGA